The DNA window ttataatagtataaattagttatttatttaaaataatataaataaaatttattatttagataagagggcgGGCCAAAGCATTGGAGTATTTTGGCCAAGTACAATATGTGTCCGCTTTTTGCTGATGTGGAATattgatttcacaaaataagagggcagaGGTCTTGTGCGGATGCTGATGCTCTAATGATGTGTCATTATATAACTggttgaaaaaatgataaaggacGAGaagaattcattattttttcaactagtaggaagaaatttgggagagtGAATTAAGAAGAAATTAAGTGGCACAATTTACTTTGTTTTACCCtactataaaaaaatcattaaagaAATCAAACAAGCCCACTATGAATTTATTACATTACATATGAGAAGTCGTAATAGTACAAATAGCAGGTAATGGAATAGTAGTATTCGTAGACTCGTAGTAGTagtattacttttattattggTTGGGCGATtttttcaacaacaaaaaaaaaaaaactttttttacttttttataccataaaataatattttgaataactcCGTAATAAATCTGCACTCTAGAGATAGTAGAGAGAGAAGACATAGGAAATGGCgtagaaagaaaaagaagaagaagaacattAGTTTCTCTCAGCTGACTGTTTGTTCATTCTAACTCGTTAGATCTGTTGAGTTTCTGCAAGAAAAAAAACACAggtacgatgatgatgatgatgatcgaTCTCTCTTCATTTCCGATGATCGTCGTCGTCGGTTTTAACTGTTCCGTTCACTCTACTTTTGATTTGACTTGGATGTCCAAGACCACCgtcaatttctttctttctttctttaattcaacacgctatcttcttccttagatATAAATATCAGTTTCAAATGAatttatggttttttttttaaagaacgagaacaagaagaagatgaagatttcTTTAACCATTTTGCTTTATTGGGAATTCTTTTTGAGGGATTTGGAATTTGTCATTTAAAAAAGGATCATCCTTTTATTTATAGTCTGTTTATCCCAATCTTTTCTCTTTGTTTCTTTTTggcatataattaattaattctccaTTAACACCTATCTAGCCTTTCTATCTTCTTcttatagatagatagatatatcTTGATTAAtgtcttttcttgtttttttgttaattttctgcagttgggttgggttgagttgGATATATAACTACTGATGAAAGCTATTGTTTGATTCTTCTAATTAAACCTAGAcatgaacaacaacaacaacaacaatctgACAGTTGAAACAGAGGATACCTTCGCCAGTTTGCTTGAATTTGCAGCGAATAATGATGTTCAAGGCTTCACAAGATACGTTCAAAACGACCCTTCTGGGATTCATGAGGTTGGATTATGGTACGGTCGTTACAAAGGATCGAAGCAAATGGTTTTGGAAGAAAGAACTCCTCTAATGGTGGCTTCTATGTACGGTAGTGTTGATGTTATCAAAACtatcctttcttcttcttcttcatcttcttcgtaTGTCAATCGAGCTTCTGGTCTTGATAAGAGCACCGCACTTCATTGCGCCGCCTCCGGCGGTTCAATCAGGGCGGTTGAAGTCATCAAACTACTTCTCCAAGCTGGTGCTGATCCTAATTCGATTGACGCAAATGGGCTTCGCCCGTCTGATCTAATCGTGGTCTCGCCCAGTCTCTATCATTTGAAACTCGAGCTGGAGGAACTTCTTTTGGTTAGGAAcccgaattcgaattcaaattcaCCGCCTTTATCTTCTTCCCCTGATAACAACGAAACCCCATCTTCCGATTCCGATTCGATCCCTGATATCAAGAACATGAAGAAAGAGTATCCGATTGATCCTTCAATACCCGACATCAAGAACAGTATCTATTCAACTGATGAATTCAGAATGTTCTCCTTTAAGATCCGCCCATGTTCCCGAGCCTACTCCCATGACTGGACCGAATGCCCGTTCGTTCATCCCGGCGAAAACGCACGAAGGCGGGACCCGAGAAAGTACCATTACAGCTGCGTCCCGTGTCCTGATTTCCGAAAAGGGTCCTGTCGAAGAGGCGATACCTGTGAGTACGCCCATGGAGTTTTCGAGTGTTGGTTACATCCTGCTCAGTACAGAACCCGTCT is part of the Impatiens glandulifera chromosome 1, dImpGla2.1, whole genome shotgun sequence genome and encodes:
- the LOC124922215 gene encoding zinc finger CCCH domain-containing protein 30-like, which translates into the protein MNNNNNNNLTVETEDTFASLLEFAANNDVQGFTRYVQNDPSGIHEVGLWYGRYKGSKQMVLEERTPLMVASMYGSVDVIKTILSSSSSSSSYVNRASGLDKSTALHCAASGGSIRAVEVIKLLLQAGADPNSIDANGLRPSDLIVVSPSLYHLKLELEELLLVRNPNSNSNSPPLSSSPDNNETPSSDSDSIPDIKNMKKEYPIDPSIPDIKNSIYSTDEFRMFSFKIRPCSRAYSHDWTECPFVHPGENARRRDPRKYHYSCVPCPDFRKGSCRRGDTCEYAHGVFECWLHPAQYRTRLCKDGIGCNRRVCFFAHTQDELRPLYVATGSAVLSPRSISSVDFSPFTPPMSPSGVNSVYLQSSRLRSSLNARDIPAEELSLMMDLHMQEQKMLTELSRVHSGRTKTNLDELFSAENLSPRFSQFQNQGMLSPNHRSSGRMSPRNVEPISPMNSRVSMLSHLDKHFRSLSCRELGSSSSGSPGDWTQWGSNSMGGKVDWSVVEDGQVGIGEEPDLSWVQSLVKESSPQETGLGGVGAGDPSVIGSWLEQMQLDQHFVNSKKGEDF